TCTGGCCTCGGCCAGGCCCGTCAGCACGGCTCGCGCCGCCAGCAGACCCGCCGAGGTCGAGGCGTTGACGATCTCGCCTGCGACCACCATGCGCACCGCCTCGTCCAGAGGCACGCGATGCACCACGAGGTCGGCCTCCTCATTGCCCTCGGCGGTCATCTCGGCCACCTCGTGCAGGTCGAGGGCGAGGAAGACCCGGACCACCTCGTCGGTGAAGCCCGGCGAGGCGGCGACGTCGACCAGCACCGACCACCGCGAGGCCGACAGCGCGGCCTCCTCGGCGAGTTCGCGCCGCGCGGTGTCCACCGCAGGCTCGCCCGCCACGTCGAGCAGTCCCGCAGGCAGCTCCCACAGTCGTCTGCCCAACGGATGCCGATACTGGTGGATCAACACCACCCGGCCCTCGTCGTCGACGGCCACGATCGCGACCGCACCGGGGTGCTCCACGACCTCACGACGACCCGTGCCGCCACCCGGCATGGCGATCTCGTCGACGCGCAGGGCCATCACTCGGCCCTGGTACAGGTCCTCGCTGCCCACGATGCCGAACTCGTGGGCGCCCCGAGTCCGCCGCACGCCGTCGGACGACGAGGCAGGCGGCGAGGACGGGTCGGACGGCGTCATCGAGACGCTCCGGCCTTGCTCGGCGCCGCCTCGGGCAGCTCCACCGGAAGCCGCTCCTGCGCCTTGTAGTCCGCCGCCGCGCGCACGAAGGCCGCGAACAGCGGATGCGGCCGCGTCGGCCTGCTCTTGAGCTCGGGATGGGCCTGCGTGCCGACGAAGAACGGATGCACGTCGGCAGGCAACTCCACGAACTCGACCAGCCGGTCGTCCGGCGACAGGCCGGAGAACACCAGGCCCGCCTCGGCCAGCCGCTCCCGATAGGCGTTGTTGACCTCGTAGCGATGCCGATGCCGCTCGGAGACGTCGGTGGCGCCGTAGGCCTTGGCGGTCACCGTCCCGGCCACCAGCCGCGCGGGGTAGGCGCCGAGCCGCATCGT
The Actinoalloteichus fjordicus DNA segment above includes these coding regions:
- a CDS encoding NUDIX domain-containing protein, which gives rise to MTPSDPSSPPASSSDGVRRTRGAHEFGIVGSEDLYQGRVMALRVDEIAMPGGGTGRREVVEHPGAVAIVAVDDEGRVVLIHQYRHPLGRRLWELPAGLLDVAGEPAVDTARRELAEEAALSASRWSVLVDVAASPGFTDEVVRVFLALDLHEVAEMTAEGNEEADLVVHRVPLDEAVRMVVAGEIVNASTSAGLLAARAVLTGLAEARETTAPWPDRPTRWARRTAGSD